In one Ananas comosus cultivar F153 linkage group 12, ASM154086v1, whole genome shotgun sequence genomic region, the following are encoded:
- the LOC109718029 gene encoding pentatricopeptide repeat-containing protein At4g33990: MAVELRRLFPSCATTLRRARALHALLLLSGRLVAYPSLTATLITLYSRLGDLPSSLLSFLHHRPSSSTTTIVSFNSLISAFVSHRRPSSALSAFHRLLSHPALRPDAFTFPVVLKACGDPQHGEKIHSLALKMGFCSNVYVGASLLHMYSRFGLLGCARKVFDEMPERDLGAWNALLSGFCQNSRAADAVGLFEEMVIERVGGDKVTFASIVPIIAFLEDQLLGALMHVRAVKLGLDSYLFVSNALIDMYAKLGCLGEARRVFDEMLHKDLVSWNSLISGYEQFGNVSLALELFHLMKEGDCQPDVLTLVSLASATAQCGDDRGGRSVHCYIMRRGWEMDDIIAGNAIVDMYSKMAKIEAARNAFDRMPVKDIISWNTLITCYSQNGLASEAIEVFDYMEKFEGLKTIQGTLAGILPAYSHLGALRQGMRIHGRSIRIGLESDVFVATCLIDMYAKCGKLGDASLLFQKIPRKSSGPWNAIIAGHGVHGDGEEALEIFSLMEIEGVKPDHVTFISLLSACSHAGLVDQGQKYFQLMQTSYGIQPIMKHYACIVDLLGRAGRLNDAYEFIKTMRVKPDSGVWGALLGACRIHGNVEMGLLSSEKLFEIDPENVGYYVLLSNMYAKVGKWEGVNKVRSMVRHRNLQKTPGWSSIEVNKKVNVFFTGNQTDPHPQLEEIQREIENLLAKMKALGYVPDYSFVLQDVEEDEKEHILASHSERLAIAFGIISTSPETPIQIYKNLRVCGDCHNATKYISIITEREIIVRDSNRFHHFKEGRCSCGDYW, translated from the coding sequence ATGGCCGTTGAGCTCCGCCGCCTCTTCCCCTCGTGTGCGACCACCCTCCGCCGCGCCCGCGCCCTCcacgccctcctcctcctctccggcCGCCTCGTCGCCTACCCCTCCCTCACCGCCACCCTCATCACCCTCTACTCCCGCCTCGGCGAcctcccctcctccctcctctccttcctccaccaccgcccttcctcctccaccaccaccattgTCTCCTTCAACTCCCTCATCTCCGCCTTCGTCAGCCACCGGCGCCCCTCCTCCGCCCTCTCCGCCTTTCACCGCCTCCTCTCCCACCCCGCCCTTCGCCCCGACGCCTTCACCTTCCCCGTCGTCCTCAAAGCCTGCGGCGATCCGCAGCACGGTGAAAAGATCCACTCTTTGGCCCTAAAGATGGGATTTTGCTCCAACGTCTACGTCGGCGCGTCCCTGCTCCACATGTACTCGCGGTTCGGGCTCCTGGGCTGCGCCCGGAaggtgttcgatgaaatgcccgAGAGGGATTTGGGCGCCTGGAATGCCCTTCTTTCTGGGTTTTGTCAGAATTCGAGGGCGGCCGATGCTGTCGGGCTTTTTGAGGAGATGGTGATCGAGCGAGTGGGAGGGGATAAGGTTACCTTTGCTAGCATTGTTCCGATCATTGCGTTTTTGGAGGATCAGTTGCTGGGGGCGTTGATGCACGTTCGCGCTGTTAAGCTCGGATTGGATTCGTATCTTTTCGTCTCAAATGCTTTGATCGACATGTACGCCAAGTTGGGCTGTTTGGGCGAGGCGAGGCGggtgttcgatgaaatgctTCATAAAGATCTGGTCTCGTGGAATTCTTTGATTTCGGGATACGAGCAATTCGGTAATGTAAGTTTAGCTCTCGAATTATTTCATCTAATGAAAGAAGGCGATTGCCAACCTGATGTTCTGACTCTGGTGAGCCTGGCGTCAGCAACCGCTCAGTGTGGGGACGACAGGGGTGGCAGATCGGTACATTGCTATATCATGAGAAGAGGGTGGGAAATGGATGACATCATTGCCGGGAATGCGATCGTGGACATGTACTCAAAGATGGCGAAGATTGAGGCCGCACGTAACGCGTTCGATAGAATGCCGGTTAAGGACATAATTTCTTGGAATACTTTGATCACATGCTACTCCCAAAATGGGCTTGCGAGTGAGGCGATAGAGGTTTTCGACTACATGGAGAAGTTTGAGGGGCTTAAGACAATCCAAGGAACATTGGCCGGTATTTTACCTGCATACTCTCATCTTGGAGCCTTGAGACAGGGAATGAGAATTCACGGCCGTTCGATTCGCATTGGGTTGGAGTCGGATGTTTTTGTGGCTACTTGTCTTATTGACATGTATGCAAAATGTGGGAAATTGGGTGATGCGTCGCTTTTATTCCAAAAAATACCTAGAAAGAGCAGTGGTCCATGGAATGCCATAATAGCTGGTCATGGAGTTCATGGAGATGGCGAAGAAGCTCTTGAGATTTTCTCACTAATGGAAATAGAAGGAGTTAAGCCAGACCATGTCACCTTTATTTCGTTATTATCGGCATGTAGCCATGCAGGTTTGGTCGATCAAGGCCAAAAATATTTCCAACTAATGCAGACAAGTTACGGTATCCAACCCATAATGAAGCATTATGCGTGCATCGTAGATTTGCTGGGTCGTGCTGGTCGACTAAATGATGCTTACGAATTCATAAAAACAATGCGCGTGAAGCCTGATTCTGGTGTGTGGGGTGCTCTTTTGGGTGCATGCAGGATTCATGGAAATGTCGAGATGGGCTTATTGTCTTCAGAAAAGTTATTCGAAATAGACCCCGAGAATGTTGGGTATTACGTTTTGTTGTCGAATATGTATGCGAAAGTCGGAAAATGGGAAGGGGTTAATAAAGTGAGATCTATGGTTCGACACAGGAACTTGCAGAAAACCCCTGGATGGAGTTCAATTGAGGTGAATAAGAAGGTCAATGTATTTTTCACTGGGAATCAGACCGatcctcaccctcaactggaaGAGATCCAAAGAGAGATAGAAAACTTGTTAGCCAAGATGAAAGCCCTAGGTTATGTTCCAGATTACAGCTTTGTGCTACAAGATGTTGAAGAGGACGAAAAGGAGCACATTTTGGCGAGCCACAGCGAGAGATTGGCTATTGCATTCGGCATTATAAGTACATCGCCCGAAACCCCCATTCAAATTTACAAAAACTTGAGGGTTTGCGGGGACTGCCACAATGCGACCAAGTATATATCAATTATTACCGAGAGAGAGATCATTGTTAGAGATTCGAACCGATTTCATCATTTCAAAGAAGGGCGTTGCTCGTGTGGCGATTATTGGTGA
- the LOC109718897 gene encoding glycoprotein 3-alpha-L-fucosyltransferase A-like isoform X2, with amino-acid sequence MGRPPPSPPNPRRRRWAPAPTTTAATILLPFLVAVVVVAEIAFLSRLDLTGNAAAVRHWTTSFYFPSIANPNSSSSPSDHLAGASLLDDDDGVGECVDRLEREDDVPYSRDFRINPVLVSGAEQQDWDACSVGCKFVFAPNKIPDATFDLPRHRETASILRSMESSQYYAENNIDVARRRGYNIIMTTSLSSDVPVGYFSWAEYDIMAPMHPKTEDALAAAFISNCGARNFRLQALEMLEKLNIKIDSYGSCHRNRDGRVDKLQTLRRYKFSLAFENSNEEDYVTEKFFQSLVAGAVPVVVGAPNILDFGPSSRSVLHIKELSDVPSVAKTMKFLASNPNAFNQSVRWKYEGPSDSFKALVDLAAVHSSCRLCIHIATRIHEKEEKTPKFQKRPCKCTDKKGTVYHLYVRERGRFEMESIFLRLLQSFLPPLI; translated from the exons atggggcgCCCTCCTCCGTCTCCTCCAAACCCTAGGCGCCGGCGGTGGGCGCCGgcgccgacgacgacggcggcgacgatcctcctccccttcctcgtcgccgtcgtcgtcgtcgccgagaTCGCCTTCCTCTCTCGCCTCGACCTAACAGGGAACGCCGCCGCGGTCCGCCATTGGACCACCTCCTTCTACTTCCCATCCATCGCAAACCCTAACTCCTCGTCGTCCCCCTCCGATCACCTCGCGGGGGCCTCTCtcctcgacgacgacgacggcgtaGGTGAATGCGTCGACCGGTTGGAGAGGGAGGACGACGTCCCTTACTCCCGTGACTTCCGAATCAATCCGGTTTTGGTCTCCGGGGCCGAACAGCAG GATTGGGATGCATGCTCTGTTGGCtgtaaatttgtatttgcacCAAACAAGATACCTGATGCAACATTCGACCTTCCTCGACATCGTGAAACAGCTAGCATCCTCCGCTCTATGGAGTCATCACAATACTATGCGGAAAACAATATCGATGTGGCACGACG GAGAGGTTATAATATCATAATGACGACAAGCCTCTCTTCAGATGTTCCTGTTGGCTACTTTTCTTGGGCTGAATATGATATCATGGCGCCCATGCATCCTAAGACTGAAGATGCCCTAGCTGCTGCTTTCATTTCTAATTGTGGTGCGCGCAATTTTCGTCTACAAGCCCTTGAGATGCTCGAAAAGTTAAATATCAAAATAGATTCTTATGGAAGTTGTCACAGAAACCGAGATGGCAGAG TCGACAAACTACAAACTTTAAGGCGCTACAAGTTCAGCTTAGCTTTTGAAAATTCTAATGAAGAGGACTATGTTACTGAAAAGTTCTTCCAAtcccttgtggcag GAGCTGTGCCTGTTGTGGTTGGTGCTCCAAATATACTAGACTTTGGACCTTCTTCTCGTTCTGTTTTGCATATCAAAGAGCTTAGTGATGTCCCCTCAGTTGCTAAGACCATGAAGTTCCTTGCTTCAAACCCTAATGCTTTCAATCAATCAGTCAG ATGGAAGTACGAGGGTCCATCAGATTCTTTCAAGGCACTCGTCGACTTGGCAGCTGTTCACTCATCTTGCCGGCTTTGCATCCATATTGCAACAAGGATCcatgaaaaagaagaaaaaacgcCAAAATTCCAAAAACGTCCTTGTAAATGCACGGATAAAAAGGGAACGGTCTACCATCTTTATGTGAGAGAAAGAGGCCGGTTCGAGATGGAGTCCATTTTTCTCAGGTTACTTCAATCCTTCCTGCCTCCACTTATTTAA
- the LOC109718897 gene encoding glycoprotein 3-alpha-L-fucosyltransferase A-like isoform X1: MGRPPPSPPNPRRRRWAPAPTTTAATILLPFLVAVVVVAEIAFLSRLDLTGNAAAVRHWTTSFYFPSIANPNSSSSPSDHLAGASLLDDDDGVGECVDRLEREDDVPYSRDFRINPVLVSGAEQQDWDACSVGCKFVFAPNKIPDATFDLPRHRETASILRSMESSQYYAENNIDVARRRGYNIIMTTSLSSDVPVGYFSWAEYDIMAPMHPKTEDALAAAFISNCGARNFRLQALEMLEKLNIKIDSYGSCHRNRDGRVDKLQTLRRYKFSLAFENSNEEDYVTEKFFQSLVAGAVPVVVGAPNILDFGPSSRSVLHIKELSDVPSVAKTMKFLASNPNAFNQSVRWKYEGPSDSFKALVDLAAVHSSCRLCIHIATRIHEKEEKTPKFQKRPCKCTDKKGTVYHLYVRERGRFEMESIFLRSEELRLNAFESAITAKFKSLNHTPIWKNERPQSVRGDDDLRIYRVYPVGLTQRQALYSFKFGSDAEFSEHVERNPCPKFEVIFV, encoded by the exons atggggcgCCCTCCTCCGTCTCCTCCAAACCCTAGGCGCCGGCGGTGGGCGCCGgcgccgacgacgacggcggcgacgatcctcctccccttcctcgtcgccgtcgtcgtcgtcgccgagaTCGCCTTCCTCTCTCGCCTCGACCTAACAGGGAACGCCGCCGCGGTCCGCCATTGGACCACCTCCTTCTACTTCCCATCCATCGCAAACCCTAACTCCTCGTCGTCCCCCTCCGATCACCTCGCGGGGGCCTCTCtcctcgacgacgacgacggcgtaGGTGAATGCGTCGACCGGTTGGAGAGGGAGGACGACGTCCCTTACTCCCGTGACTTCCGAATCAATCCGGTTTTGGTCTCCGGGGCCGAACAGCAG GATTGGGATGCATGCTCTGTTGGCtgtaaatttgtatttgcacCAAACAAGATACCTGATGCAACATTCGACCTTCCTCGACATCGTGAAACAGCTAGCATCCTCCGCTCTATGGAGTCATCACAATACTATGCGGAAAACAATATCGATGTGGCACGACG GAGAGGTTATAATATCATAATGACGACAAGCCTCTCTTCAGATGTTCCTGTTGGCTACTTTTCTTGGGCTGAATATGATATCATGGCGCCCATGCATCCTAAGACTGAAGATGCCCTAGCTGCTGCTTTCATTTCTAATTGTGGTGCGCGCAATTTTCGTCTACAAGCCCTTGAGATGCTCGAAAAGTTAAATATCAAAATAGATTCTTATGGAAGTTGTCACAGAAACCGAGATGGCAGAG TCGACAAACTACAAACTTTAAGGCGCTACAAGTTCAGCTTAGCTTTTGAAAATTCTAATGAAGAGGACTATGTTACTGAAAAGTTCTTCCAAtcccttgtggcag GAGCTGTGCCTGTTGTGGTTGGTGCTCCAAATATACTAGACTTTGGACCTTCTTCTCGTTCTGTTTTGCATATCAAAGAGCTTAGTGATGTCCCCTCAGTTGCTAAGACCATGAAGTTCCTTGCTTCAAACCCTAATGCTTTCAATCAATCAGTCAG ATGGAAGTACGAGGGTCCATCAGATTCTTTCAAGGCACTCGTCGACTTGGCAGCTGTTCACTCATCTTGCCGGCTTTGCATCCATATTGCAACAAGGATCcatgaaaaagaagaaaaaacgcCAAAATTCCAAAAACGTCCTTGTAAATGCACGGATAAAAAGGGAACGGTCTACCATCTTTATGTGAGAGAAAGAGGCCGGTTCGAGATGGAGTCCATTTTTCTCAG ATCTGAAGAGTTGAGACTAAATGCTTTCGAATCGGCCATTACCGCAAAATTCAAGTCGCTAAATCACACACCCATATGGAAAAACGAAAGACCACAAAGCGTAAGAGGAGATGATGACCTGAGAATATACAGAGTGTACCCAGTAGGCCTCACACAGAGACAAGCACTGTACAGCTTTAAATTCGGCAGTGATGCCGAATTTTCGGAACATGTTGAGAGAAACCCCTGCCCCAAGTTTGAAGTCATCTTTGTATGA